CTCACACCTGAGTGTTTACAGAAGTCCTTCCTGCCCCTTCTCTTATCTGCTTGGGCCCTTCTAGCTCTTGTCCCCATATTGACTAGCCCTGTGCCTTTAGTGTGTCCATTAACTAAAACTACTAACTGGAAATATATTTAGTAAAGTGCATGGAGCCCATATGCAGAGGAGGCATCTGAGAGAAAGGGCAGGCTGCCTGGGCTCCTCTTCCTTACCAGGATGGCAACAAGGAAACCTGGTTTCTAGTCCCCGCAACATGGCCTACTTCCTGGGAGAACCATCTCACCACTCTGACCTCTTGCTTCCCCATCTATAAACAGAAGAATCCAATCTTTGCCCAAATCCTATCATGAATTTTTACAGATTTTCGTGTAATGATTCTAAAAGTCCGAGAAAGCATCAGTGGATACCATAAGAAAGAGACCCATGAGTGAGGAAATATGGCCTGTCTAGATTCAGCGATATGGAAACAGATTACAGCACAACTAATCTGCATGATAAGACACAGggcaagaaaagaaacagatggcagcaaaaaaaagagaagcatagATTTTGACCTAATGCTATGTATGAATTTAACATCTAAGGAAATCTGGCAGACCAGGAGATAGGCAAGGATTGTTTAGTAAATAATCTGGTGGTATCTGGATCGTAATATGAAGAAAAAGTCATCTTTTGTACAATTTATaccatttaacaaaatacagcctcccaaaaaaaaaaaaaaaatacagcctcCCACCCCAAGATGGAATAAAGATTtaagtaaaatggaaaacaaaaacaaaaacaaaaacaaacaaacctagaGATGTCGCCAGGAAATAGAATTAAGCATATGAAAGAATAAAGCaaagcaataatttaaaaatcaacacatttgcctatacaaaatttaaaagcaaatgtgCAAGGTCGCAGAGAGAAAAATGACAGAATGGCGATAGAAAAGTGCCAGAGGCTCTTTTTAGGCTGAAGTCCCCACCCTTCCTCTGGCTTCTGGAacctccctccctgtcttccaTCTCCTCCACCACCTGGAACTAGGGTCAAGTTCAGCCCCTGACAGCTCCTAGCCATTTGTGGTTACAGTAGCACTCTCCAGGGCACGCGGCGTTCAGCCCACGGTCCCAAGACCCCAGTTGACTTTCGGGTCTCCCCTGTCCTCCCAACCCTTTCACATTTTCATGGGTCTAGCTCCTGGAGTGTGTCCACTCTTGAGAGCCAGCAGGTACCCCTCTGGAGGCTGAGCACAAGCTGCCACCCCAGTGCCTGGGAATTCATGTGCCCCTGGGCCGCCCCTAACAGGGGACTGGAAATTCACAAGCATAAATACTCCAGCTCCCCAGTATCTGATATAGACAAGTCCTATGGGTCCCCCAGAAGTCCCCTGCAGGACTAAGCCCCAAAGATCCCCGCTGTGTGACTCAGATTGGTGATGACACCCTTGCTaagcttctttctctcctggtCTCACTTCCTGGATGGATTTACCTGGGGTCACTTCCTACATTTGTACAAGACTTTTCCCACTGTCTGCTTCCAGGGAACCCACCCTAACACAGCGTGATGGTGGCTCCCTCTGAAGTGCCCCCCCAACCCATCCCTCCCCAGATTGGAAGCTCACTTTCATTGCGGAGGCAAATAACTCCCCAtacaaaacatttctttttcaaacatcTCAGTGACTTCTGCTTCCCTGGCTGGATTCTGACTGATAGAATAGTTCATAttagttaatttaaaaagttaataggCCAGGGGCAGTCTCTAGTAGCAATGTGGGCCAAAGTAGGTACTCTCAATTTACATCCTGGAAAAATCAAagtaacttgaaaagaaaaatgttgattCTCACCAGATCATTTATTTAGTCCACAAAGATTTAATAAtcacctactatgtaccagacactgGGGTCAGCAAAACAACTatttggggtgggtggggtggagaaGTTCTGCCTCTACCCTCATGGAGCGCCTAGTCCACAGcaggagagaaataaaagcatgtgATAATTCAGGTCCAACTTAGCAGGAATATTTTCCAAGTACTAAATCCTTGTGGGCAAAAGATCCTTGCAGTGACGACTGCTTCTCTTCTGCATTATGGATCACAACACAAATTGTTTGCAATATTCAAAGACCATTTGTCAATATGTATACAGAGCAATATAAATGTTCACATGCTCTTAGGGGAATTTCTTttgaatgaataatttaaaagaaaaaagacgtCTGTGAAAATGTTCATCTCGAAGTTATCAatactataaaaaaattaaaacgatCTCAGTGTCTAAAGACAAGCAAGTTAAGATGTAAGTCATGGCTTCTTTATTGCTAGAAAAGGATGCATTTGTTTGAATTATAATCATGAAGTCTAGATAGCAACATCAAAGAATAGttttagaatagaaaaataatggcAATGTTTATAATTAGAATTACTGctatattaaatatgtatgaaCATGAATAAAGACTAGAAAGAGAATGTGGAGATCAGACATGTTAGATTAATGGCAATATGGATACATATTTCTCTGTCAATTCAATATTTAATGATAAACACTTTCAGAGATAAATCAGTATCTAATAATAAACTGTAAAGAAGGGTATGCATGCAAAGTTAAAGGTTCTTCGCTTTGCCTGCACATTAAGAAATCTCCTGAAGATCTCACCAACAATGCTGAGACCAAACCCATTTCCAGAAATCCCGATCTATTGGTCTATAGGAGGGCATATGCATCAGTATTAAACACAAACCAAAGCAAAAGCAAGCACTCCAGGTAATACTAACACACAACAACTGCCCAGAGCAGTTGGGCTAGATTATCACTTCCAGCTCTGCATTTTCTAGCCTCCCTGAAGATAAGGAAACAAGCCACAGAACCTTCATGACtcatccaaagtcacacagccaaacCATGTGGCTGGCATTAGAATCCAGGGTCCTTCACTCCACTCTATTAGGCTGGTGGGGTTGGCTGAGACCCAGTGGAAATCAGCAAAGACATTTTTCCCTCTCCTTACTCCTCTAGTAAGCAAAGAAACAGGGTGAACCAAGGAGATGGGCAGCCACATCAACAGCATCCTCCTCCTCTAGcaccacccccttcctccccagggaaCTTTCACCAGACTTAGTAGACTCAAGTCTGTTTCTGCCCTGCCCACTCCCCTATCCATAACTTCCCACGTCTTAAGCAGATGGACTTGGAATCAAACCAGGAGGCccagagacctgaaaccatagctGGTAATATCCGTCACATTTGTGATGTTGACTCCAAAACCGGGAGAGGAAATGTCAGCAGTCGATGTGGGTAGGAGCTGGGTCACAGTCCTGGGACTGGTAAGGAGTGTGCTCTGGGCCTTGGTGGTGGAAGGAGAAAAGGTGGAAATTTGAACAAAGTTCTGCGTAGGATTCTTGTCTGAGACTAAAAAATCTGCAAGAAAGCACAATGGATAAATCGATGGATAAGTTGATGGATGAATTGTTGGGAAGTGGATGAGTGGATAGATGGTTGGAAGGATGAAtagaaggaaggcagggaggaaggatggttagatggaaggaaagatgggtggatggatggatggatggataggtagcTGGGTAAATGAAACTGAGGAGGGAAATGAACATAGCCATTCATGAAGCAagtttttcttttacaaagaGTAAAAAATGAGTGTGACGTTAGCTTaggtcagagaaaggaaaaagggaagaaagaaggaaggcagagaagggaagagagagagagggaaggaggaaggaagatgggTAAGGACAGAGAGGAGGTAAGGAGTGGGGGGAATAGAATTTTCAAGCGATTCCTGTCACTGGAAATGCATTTTCCTGCTATTCTTTACCATTTCATATGTCTCCACCTTCTTTAAGAATAATCCCCTTATTACTCTACCTTGTACTATTCTCTGCCTTACCCTCACCTGAACCTGTAGTGTACTGCTTTTCAAAttatcttttattaatatattgcaTATGAGCCTTGTCTTCCTTAGGTTTAGGATTCCCCAGTTATTTGAAACTTGAACCTTCCTTAATTTCTCCAATTAACATCTACTGAGGAACCAGGCATTACATTAGCTGCTAGAGATACAGAGCTAAGAAAGGCACAGGCCCTTTTCTCAAGGTACTCACAGATGAGCATGGGaggcaaataaataagcaagccaCTACTACCCAGAGAGACAGCATCATTTATGAGAGAGGACACAAAGTGAGCTCtggagctttgctacccaaaatGGGAATCATGGACCAGCCTCAGCAGTAGCATCACGTGCAAGCAGATCAGAAATGCTGAATCTAGGTCCCACCCTAGACCTCTTGTATCAGAGGTTGCCTTTGAAATAAGATCTTCAGGGATTTTGTGCCCACAGtaaagtctgagaagcactgcTTTGGAAACACACAGGAAGGTCATCAAATGTACTCTGGGAAGGAAATAGTGGATCACAGAGGCTTCCCAAAGAAATGACTTCCATTTGGAGACCTAAAGAATGAGACTAAATTGTCCAAGTCTACCACTCATCTTTCATACTGTAGGAAGTATCCCACTTCCTATAATAGCACCCCAAATTAAGCTCTGCTACTCTAAGTGGTAGCTTCTTACTTTGCGACCAAATGTCTCTCAAGGACCTCAAATGAGAGAAAAGGAGCTTCTGAGAGAGGCCAGGCTGCTAGAAATCCTGAGCCACAGCCCTGCTCGTGCTACCACCACCACCCATACCCCCAGCTGGCCTGGCTTTCCCCATTCTCTTACCCCCCTCCAGGTCACTCACCCTTGATCACAACCAGGCGGACAAGGGGGGACAGGATGTCAGGGTCCTTGGGAGGTTGGTAGATCACACACCGATACAGTCCTGAATCTTCCACTTGAAGATTGGTCATTTGGACATTTAGTATGGCCTCATCGGGGATGTCTTCTAGGAAGTACCTGCCCATCCGGACTTGACTGGGCTTCCCTGAAACACTCTCTGTGAAAACCAGTGTCAGGGGCTCCCCTCTATCCATCAGCTTCTGCCAAGCTTTCTGGCTATTGGCGTACTTTCGGATGGAGAAAGGACATTGTACATTCAGGGTCCTTCCCACAGCTAAGACATACTGTTCTTCACGTGGTTCATTTGCAGCTTGGAGTTCTGTAAGCAGGGAATCAGAGTTAGACTCCGAGAGGtatagttttcttctctttggaaaaaagagagaaacaacctCTTTTTCTTGTTCAACCACTCATTTTTCGACGAGATCCTCAAGGCTTTCAGAGAAAATGCAACCTTCCCTGCAAGCCAGCACTAGATTCCAGATCTTTTAACTgtgagtaatttttcttttactccaaGAGCTAGACCTCATATGCTTTGTGTAAACTTTCATAAATATATgttcttgagaggaaaaatatctccTGATTGGAGGCGGAACATGGGACATGTGCCAACACCATGAGTGACAAGGGTATGATAGAAGGGAAGATTACAAACAAGGACATATAGGGTGATGAGTGGATGTGAAGACATGATAGTAGCAGACAGTGATTCCTCCAAACGGCTAGGGGAACTTCATCTAAGTAGGGGAAAGAGATCAATTCTGGTCTGTTCCGAGGGAGCTTTGTAAATGGGAGGGACAAGTTGAGTGGAATTAAGATCTAGATCTTATTTTTGGCTGGACACAAAACATTCCATAACTTATGCACAGAGTCTACAGTTTATCCACTCAAACATGAGTTACTTTCTTCTATGGAATACCAAATAATGGGCTGGACAGTAATGTTGGGTCAAAgtgtgtgtttgtacatgtgTGTCAGGCTACCACTACCAACAACTACTATTGCCATTGTTAATGGCACATTACTACTACTGCACAAACACGCACACAATTTAATCCTTGGGCAGTAACTCTGAGAATGCCCATTGAAAAATGCCAACAGCTACCCCTTCAATGGAGTCCCTCGGCTATTACTACAGCCCACCTGTGGACTCCTGAGGATTTTATAAAGGATACCAGGCCAGTTCTTCTGGGACCAGACTGCAGTTTCTAAGGAAACATGGAAAACAAGCTTCTTGGAAAGTCCTCTGAATTCTGGTTAGGAATTCCCCTCCAAGAAACAGGCAAGCCAAGAATGTGGGCTCTCTTAAGCTAAGTTtggctcactcattcattcattcattcactcattcatcaatcaatggatgagagctactatgtgtcaggcactgtgctgtgcTTCGAGAAAGAGGCACAcctcctctctccaccctctGTAACATTACTCTCTACCCTCTGCAACTTTAGTGTAAATACTATAGATAAATTACTTGCGAACTCCCTGGGCAAGGTAGACACTACAGTCTGAATGTGTGTGTCCCTCCccaaaaaaattcatatgttgaaatcaaAACCCTAAGgtgatggtgttaggaggtgAAGCCTTTGAGAGATGATTAGGTCATGACTGATCCTGCAAaagggattagtgcccttatgaaaGGGGATCCAGAGAGCTCCTTACCCCTATCTACCCTGGGAGGACATAGTGAGAAGTCCATAGTCCATAACCTGGAAGAGGGCGTTCATCAAAATCCAACCAAACTCGCAGCATGACCTTgagcttctagcctccagaactatgaaaaataagtaCCTATTccttataagccacccagtctgtggtattttgtgataGCAGCCCAAGTAGACAAAGAGAGTGGGAGTTACAGGAGGAATCTGAAATTGTGCACAAACTTGCTTATCTCTTGAGAAAGGACACAGAAAGCACTCAGCACCGAAATGCTATGTGTGCACCATTTCTTGCACCACTGCAAGAAAGGAATTCCAAATACCTTTTATTGCTAAGTGTTTAAAAGTATTGGCACATACAATCTTCCTAAATTTATCATTTAAGCTCCATAACTTCTAAGGTGGATACTGACATTATTCCTATTTCAGAGAtagggaaattgaggcacagcaAGTTTATTAAATAACCCAGAGGTtattaagtgatttgcccaaagttCCACAGTAGAGAGTGGTAGAATTAGGATTTAAGCCTGGATAGTCTGACCCCAAACTCAGCTCTAAACCATGTTGCCCAAGGCAGGTGTCTGGTTGGGGTGAAAGCAGGCCCAGCCCACACCTGAATAGGTACATAATGATTCTATTCCTTAGAGTACAGGAGCTAGAGGTAGTTTTTAGGTTACCCAAACCCACCCCCACAGGACACAGTGAAATATATACTACTGGTTTTCTCGCACACAAGTACACAAGCATCAACCGTCCATCTTCTCCCAGTTTTGCTTTGGAAAAACGTGAATATAACACAAATGAATGAGAACCAAGCTCCTAGATGCCCATCTGGAATATCACCCCAGCTCCAGCCAAACTCAAAGTGCTAT
This genomic interval from Neovison vison isolate M4711 chromosome 1, ASM_NN_V1, whole genome shotgun sequence contains the following:
- the TREM1 gene encoding triggering receptor expressed on myeloid cells 1; translated protein: MRKARLQDLLWILFISELQAANEPREEQYVLAVGRTLNVQCPFSIRKYANSQKAWQKLMDRGEPLTLVFTESVSGKPSQVRMGRYFLEDIPDEAILNVQMTNLQVEDSGLYRCVIYQPPKDPDILSPLVRLVVIKDFLVSDKNPTQNFVQISTFSPSTTKAQSTLLTSPRTVTQLLPTSTADISSPGFGVNITNVTDITSYGFRVPTINIIILVLCGLLSKSLVFTVLLAVTQRSFGP